From Deltaproteobacteria bacterium:
GTGTTGTCGATGAGAACGAAAATTTTGCGTGTGTCCGGATTCTGCCGCAGCGCGACTTCCAGCGTTTCCCGGTGGGCCGCGCTTTCGATGATGATGTTCATGTCATCGGCGTTGTCCGGAATGGATTCGGGATCATTGACGCCGCAGGTCACGATGGGCGTGCGCGGAAAAAATTCCTCCCGATACCTAGCCACCAGATCCAGGGCGTGATTGTCCGTCAGGATGACGCCGTCAAAGCGCGCGCCCGCATACTTGTCCCGCAGCAGCCCAAGAAACCGCTGCTGATAGGCGGGCGAGGTGTAGTGCTTGGCGTCCATGTATTCCACGCGGTAATCGGCCCACATCGTCGAAGATTGCAAGACCGAGACGATTCCGGCGTGCAAATCCCTGGTCCAGGAAAAATCCGGGGCATAGGAATGAATGACCAGGACGCGCGGTGACGCCATCCTAACCTGGGCCGCGCACGGTGCCGGCGCTGCCAGCACGGCCGTGGCGATGATGATTGCAAACGCGAAACAGCGGAGATGCATGGATTATGGATAGCACGCCACATCTTTGCAGAGCAAGGAATAAGCACGACCGGACAA
This genomic window contains:
- a CDS encoding phosphohydrolase, whose product is MHLRCFAFAIIIATAVLAAPAPCAAQVRMASPRVLVIHSYAPDFSWTRDLHAGIVSVLQSSTMWADYRVEYMDAKHYTSPAYQQRFLGLLRDKYAGARFDGVILTDNHALDLVARYREEFFPRTPIVTCGVNDPESIPDNADDMNIIIESAAHRETLEVALRQNPDTRKIFVLIDNTLTGQSILRGFQDQARFLTDRVEIEVLPPLAQDDLIRFARECSPGELIYLLVYFEDAVGKVFQAEEIPRAVATN